In the genome of Fuerstiella sp., one region contains:
- a CDS encoding DUF4380 domain-containing protein — MKPMTLWIILLVTVSCQIVSPVAQSLEPGAKVVRYYGYDDCILLENQTTMAVLCPAAGGRVLQYSVNGKAVLYLPPGDEGWTLKPGGQQGSMTAGRFDIGPEQTIAAHPRLWAGRWSGKVTGHRSARLTSVKDQPTGVQLIRDFELAEDSSRLTCTQTIRNVSNETTEYCHWSRTFALGGGICVIPLTRPSRFPHGYVMYGPGPAINFRPEDPHINVRDGFLEITSAPRFPKLGMDSYAGWFAYLMKNDVMFVKQFATFPDRVYNEVAGLTISIWYPDAEMCELEPIGPREKLAPGESASFTEIWSLVPHKYPPAGTHADTQRIAAEVSAIGGP; from the coding sequence ATGAAGCCAATGACACTTTGGATCATTCTGTTGGTAACCGTGAGTTGTCAGATTGTGTCCCCTGTGGCTCAGTCGCTGGAGCCTGGTGCCAAAGTTGTCCGTTACTACGGGTATGACGATTGCATCCTTCTGGAGAATCAGACAACGATGGCGGTGCTTTGTCCGGCCGCTGGTGGACGAGTATTGCAGTATTCAGTCAACGGAAAGGCTGTGCTGTATCTGCCTCCCGGTGACGAGGGCTGGACCCTGAAACCCGGTGGTCAGCAGGGCTCAATGACCGCCGGCCGCTTTGACATCGGCCCTGAGCAGACGATTGCAGCACACCCCCGGCTGTGGGCGGGTCGCTGGTCAGGTAAGGTCACCGGCCACAGGTCGGCGCGTCTGACGAGTGTCAAAGATCAGCCAACCGGTGTACAGCTGATCCGTGATTTTGAACTGGCAGAAGATTCATCGCGACTGACGTGCACACAGACAATCAGGAATGTCTCGAACGAAACAACAGAGTATTGTCACTGGAGCCGAACGTTTGCTCTCGGTGGAGGAATCTGCGTGATCCCGCTCACCCGGCCCAGCCGATTTCCTCATGGATATGTGATGTATGGACCAGGACCGGCGATTAACTTTCGTCCCGAGGATCCTCACATCAACGTACGCGACGGATTCCTGGAGATTACTTCCGCACCACGGTTTCCGAAGCTTGGAATGGACAGCTATGCCGGGTGGTTTGCTTATCTGATGAAAAATGACGTGATGTTCGTCAAGCAGTTTGCCACGTTTCCGGATCGCGTCTACAACGAAGTGGCCGGGCTGACGATTTCCATCTGGTATCCCGATGCAGAAATGTGTGAGCTGGAACCCATCGGTCCGCGTGAAAAACTGGCGCCTGGCGAGTCGGCCTCCTTTACCGAAATCTGGTCGCTTGTGCCGCACAAATATCCTCCCGCCGGGACGCACGCGGATACTCAGAGGATTGCGGCTGAGGTCTCTGCTATTGGCGGTCCCTGA
- a CDS encoding isochorismatase family protein, whose protein sequence is MNTDEDALRLLGEALQSVDEYYDQRGIFQDRFEFGSKPAIVVVDFAYGWTDDAYAGGSARLDGPVEQTRRLLDAGRREKLPVIYTTSPYRNQGGDHPFKSAADVSPDFRSWDKRACQIDERVMPQPEDLVLEKENASAFFGTHLAAYLIQHQVDTVLITGCSTSACIRATATDAKSYRFRPIIVRECVGDRSAVCHEFTLHDIQARFADVVSLDETLNYLSELGQPGE, encoded by the coding sequence ATGAACACCGATGAAGACGCCCTGCGACTGCTGGGCGAAGCACTGCAGTCTGTTGACGAATACTACGATCAGAGAGGCATCTTTCAGGATCGATTTGAGTTCGGATCAAAGCCGGCAATCGTTGTGGTTGATTTCGCCTATGGCTGGACAGATGACGCGTATGCAGGCGGCAGCGCAAGACTTGACGGACCCGTTGAGCAAACACGGCGGCTGCTTGATGCCGGGCGACGCGAAAAACTGCCCGTCATTTACACCACCTCGCCGTATCGGAACCAGGGCGGTGATCATCCGTTCAAATCGGCGGCAGATGTTTCGCCCGATTTTCGATCATGGGATAAGCGGGCCTGTCAGATCGACGAAAGAGTAATGCCTCAGCCTGAAGACCTCGTCCTTGAAAAAGAAAACGCCAGCGCCTTTTTTGGAACTCACTTGGCAGCGTATTTGATCCAGCATCAGGTTGATACAGTGCTGATTACCGGATGCAGCACCAGTGCCTGCATCCGTGCCACCGCCACGGATGCCAAGAGCTATCGATTTCGTCCGATAATCGTTCGTGAGTGTGTGGGTGATCGCTCAGCCGTCTGTCACGAATTTACTCTGCACGACATCCAGGCCCGATTTGCGGACGTAGTCTCACTGGACGAAACACTCAACTATCTGTCGGAACTCGGTCAACCCGGCGAGTAG
- a CDS encoding DUF1552 domain-containing protein, which translates to MTNHMSATESTHWSSGLSRRPFLRSAGLSLGLPWLPSLTLRAESGKQASRDSSGPPRRFACIYFSNGVEPIHWWATGHGQEMKLGPGLQPLMPHRENITVIDGLFNAQSVRNSSVHLGRMPNLLSGAWVSLDQSDIRVGQTMDQLMAQRIGHQTAIPGLVLGIEPTELRLEDGLSMIYGSCISWGSATRPATKEIYPSRVFDLIVGHGGDRQLDRSILDQVLEDARSLQPRISPTDRVKLDEYLESIRDIEKRIDRAADDGRLEGWNPALTRPDMTRPADALPQDVPEHMKLMLDLIVLAFRMDRTRIATCMLNNDLSQMNFGFLDGVQGSLHLDLTHNGRDPQLEAMYLKTNQFHVRQFAYLLERLQAVDEGGQSLLDSSLLLLCSNLFDGDKHQADRMPMVLAGGGGGSLNPGRVLDLLDRPEDERRACSLYLSLLDRMGVTLPEFGDSDRRLDDL; encoded by the coding sequence ATGACAAACCACATGTCGGCGACTGAATCCACTCACTGGTCATCGGGCCTGTCTCGACGTCCGTTTCTCCGCAGCGCCGGGTTGAGTCTTGGTTTGCCGTGGCTGCCTTCGCTGACTCTTCGTGCGGAATCCGGCAAGCAGGCGAGCCGTGATTCGTCGGGGCCTCCGCGACGTTTTGCCTGCATCTATTTTTCCAACGGTGTCGAACCGATTCACTGGTGGGCAACAGGACACGGTCAGGAGATGAAACTGGGACCGGGTCTGCAACCGCTCATGCCGCACCGCGAAAACATCACCGTGATTGACGGGTTGTTCAATGCCCAGTCGGTCAGGAACTCCAGCGTCCATCTGGGGCGGATGCCCAATCTGTTGTCTGGTGCCTGGGTGAGTCTTGATCAGAGTGACATCCGTGTGGGGCAAACCATGGATCAGCTGATGGCGCAGCGGATTGGTCATCAAACGGCCATTCCCGGTCTGGTGTTGGGGATCGAACCCACAGAACTGCGGCTGGAAGACGGTTTGTCAATGATTTACGGTTCCTGCATTTCCTGGGGATCTGCAACCCGGCCGGCTACCAAAGAGATTTATCCGTCCCGGGTGTTCGATTTGATCGTGGGTCATGGTGGCGATCGTCAGCTTGACCGCAGCATTCTGGATCAGGTGCTGGAGGACGCACGGTCACTGCAACCTCGGATTTCACCGACGGACCGTGTCAAACTTGATGAGTATCTGGAATCAATCCGCGACATCGAAAAACGAATCGATCGGGCTGCCGATGACGGGCGGCTTGAAGGCTGGAATCCGGCGCTCACCCGTCCGGACATGACTCGTCCGGCAGACGCACTCCCCCAGGACGTGCCGGAGCACATGAAGCTCATGCTGGATCTGATTGTGCTGGCGTTCCGCATGGATCGTACCCGGATCGCCACATGTATGCTGAATAATGATCTGTCGCAGATGAACTTTGGATTTCTGGATGGGGTACAGGGCAGTCTGCACCTGGATCTGACACACAACGGCCGTGATCCACAGCTTGAGGCGATGTATTTGAAAACCAATCAGTTTCACGTGCGGCAGTTCGCGTATTTGCTTGAGCGTCTTCAGGCGGTCGACGAAGGCGGCCAGTCACTTCTGGACAGCTCATTACTGCTGTTGTGTTCGAATCTGTTTGACGGTGACAAACATCAGGCCGACCGGATGCCAATGGTACTGGCTGGTGGCGGCGGCGGGTCGCTGAACCCCGGTCGTGTACTGGACCTGCTTGACCGGCCCGAAGACGAACGTCGCGCATGTAGCCTGTACCTGTCACTCCTGGACAGGATGGGGGTCACTCTGCCTGAATTCGGAGATAGTGACCGGCGTCTTGATGATCTTTGA
- a CDS encoding DUF1592 domain-containing protein, producing MSQLSADDPDPPPQILRLYCLDCHGNEEAAAGINLQQMTSRVSYAGDFQEWQKVADQLQAGSMPPRDAEQPDPAVRLRLLNGIRSRLREAIQKHKGDPGKVVIRRLTSAEYGYTIRDLTGLDLDIQRDFVSDAVGGAGFTNTGIAQFIQDSTLERYLEAANQVALHLVIGAGPLTFHQDPGQTGFELSAITRIQDIYRSCGFRSAAGEGGEPFGLDKYPRAFYAAWMMQHRGQFGNSPLTPDSIAADVGIERRFVEHIYEVMTQQTPTFPTSEIVRSWSQLPIPNGRSQQQMKSVRKQCDQIAAVMHDWQNRFGANPDAKEEAPVLRADQFDVQRTLAFTMNVNWSQKTHTAQLVLSVDSAVPDRNPDAVIIWRKPEVLFYFDDRPLKDPQPLHGLVTADSATRLNFGTHPGGGNAGPEDFVTVGTSPLRFEMQIPAGAGLAILEVTAELDVDHGEDCIVRCTLAQLEKTDQGMSVSGMLANPEQSSFADWKSGVLDFARQLPQVSQYEPAPSDRDPIPAPVESSYNNPERNHYHTRIKYHRDDRFLVEKMLDDATRIRLDEAWTDLLGSFEFHDAWLLFLADKFQVDLDRRLTADLDNAGISKFPPDVQPFVRQLRHSQDSIQQAFHLAQDQHRHDVAEFASRAWRRPLSDAEKNRLSDFYVSLRADSLDHRSAVRALISRILVSPDFLYRAERVSEQNPSDAASQPLPLTDHEIAGRLSYFLWSSLPDTELRRAADAGELRHPQYLVQQSRRMLRDPRAKRFAAEFFGQWFGFYRFDGYRGIDPDRFPEFSQRLKSSMYGEAIAFFDHIIRNDLPLNEILFADYSFLNAELAAHYGLEAEWQSACGGSQKAFSQAGPVNTSEPKPKASNAGLQAVPAGPVEQEDDFQKVVGLTEHHRGGLLRLGAVLTATSAPMRTSPVKRGDWILRRTLGTPVPPPPADAGSIPADDVLADGLSVRQRLEAHRSDTSCANCHSRIDALGFALEKYDPLGRWRETYRDGTPIDTSGELRDGTRIAGDQELHDYLKQQRPSFHQTLSTKLLSYALGRQEAIGDLPLLDEMTEHLSQDGGITGLVKRIVLSRQFRYHGRVGSASVERSSE from the coding sequence ATGTCACAGCTGTCTGCCGATGATCCTGATCCTCCTCCGCAGATCCTGCGGCTGTATTGCCTGGACTGTCACGGAAATGAAGAAGCTGCCGCGGGCATCAACCTGCAGCAGATGACATCCCGTGTGTCGTATGCCGGCGACTTTCAGGAATGGCAGAAAGTGGCGGATCAGCTGCAGGCGGGATCCATGCCGCCCAGGGATGCAGAACAACCGGATCCCGCAGTCCGACTGCGGCTGCTGAATGGGATTCGCAGCAGGTTGCGGGAGGCAATTCAGAAACACAAAGGAGATCCTGGCAAAGTCGTCATCCGTCGTCTGACGAGTGCCGAATACGGTTATACGATTCGCGATCTGACCGGACTGGACCTGGACATCCAGCGTGATTTTGTCAGCGATGCGGTGGGTGGCGCGGGTTTCACCAATACGGGCATCGCCCAGTTCATTCAGGACTCAACACTGGAACGTTACCTGGAAGCCGCCAATCAGGTTGCTCTGCATCTGGTCATCGGAGCCGGCCCGCTCACGTTTCATCAGGATCCGGGACAGACGGGTTTTGAATTGTCTGCCATCACCCGAATTCAGGACATTTATCGGTCTTGTGGTTTTCGGTCGGCTGCCGGTGAGGGTGGAGAGCCGTTTGGCCTGGATAAGTATCCCCGGGCGTTTTACGCCGCGTGGATGATGCAGCATCGCGGGCAGTTTGGTAACAGCCCTCTGACGCCGGATTCGATTGCAGCGGACGTCGGTATCGAACGGCGGTTTGTTGAGCACATCTATGAGGTCATGACGCAGCAGACACCCACATTTCCAACATCGGAAATCGTTCGGTCCTGGTCTCAGCTGCCGATTCCGAACGGTCGCAGCCAACAGCAGATGAAGTCTGTTCGCAAACAGTGTGATCAGATTGCAGCCGTTATGCATGACTGGCAGAACCGTTTCGGTGCAAATCCGGATGCCAAGGAAGAAGCTCCCGTGCTGCGGGCGGATCAGTTCGATGTGCAGCGGACGCTGGCGTTCACGATGAATGTGAACTGGTCTCAAAAAACGCATACCGCTCAGCTTGTTCTGTCCGTTGATTCGGCCGTTCCTGACAGAAATCCGGACGCCGTGATTATCTGGAGAAAGCCGGAGGTGCTGTTCTATTTTGACGACAGACCGCTGAAGGATCCGCAGCCTTTGCACGGACTGGTCACTGCCGACTCGGCAACCCGCCTCAATTTCGGCACCCATCCCGGCGGAGGAAATGCTGGTCCGGAGGACTTCGTCACCGTCGGTACCAGTCCGCTGCGATTCGAGATGCAGATTCCCGCCGGTGCCGGACTTGCCATCCTGGAGGTGACAGCTGAACTGGATGTGGATCACGGGGAGGACTGTATCGTTCGCTGTACGCTGGCTCAGCTGGAAAAAACGGATCAGGGAATGTCGGTATCCGGGATGTTGGCAAATCCGGAGCAGTCCTCCTTTGCGGACTGGAAGTCCGGTGTGCTTGATTTCGCCCGACAGTTGCCTCAGGTGTCCCAGTATGAGCCGGCTCCTTCCGATCGTGATCCGATTCCTGCGCCTGTTGAATCGTCGTACAACAATCCCGAACGGAACCACTACCACACTCGAATCAAGTACCATCGCGACGACCGGTTTCTGGTGGAAAAAATGTTGGACGACGCCACGCGTATCCGCCTGGACGAGGCCTGGACAGATTTATTGGGGTCATTTGAGTTTCATGATGCGTGGTTACTGTTCCTCGCCGACAAGTTTCAGGTGGACCTGGACAGACGTCTGACAGCAGATCTGGACAACGCCGGAATTTCCAAATTCCCGCCGGACGTGCAGCCGTTTGTGCGGCAGCTGCGACACAGTCAGGATTCGATTCAGCAGGCATTCCATCTGGCTCAGGATCAGCACAGACACGACGTTGCTGAATTTGCGAGTCGGGCCTGGCGCCGTCCGCTGTCAGACGCAGAAAAAAATCGACTGAGCGATTTTTATGTGTCACTGCGAGCCGATTCACTCGACCATCGGTCTGCCGTTCGCGCTCTTATCTCACGCATCCTGGTTTCTCCTGACTTTCTGTATCGAGCCGAACGTGTGAGCGAACAGAATCCGTCCGATGCAGCCAGTCAACCGCTGCCACTGACGGATCATGAAATCGCCGGTCGACTGAGTTATTTCCTGTGGTCGTCTCTGCCGGATACCGAATTACGGCGGGCGGCTGATGCCGGGGAACTCAGGCACCCGCAGTATCTTGTGCAGCAGTCGCGGCGGATGCTCAGGGACCCGAGGGCAAAGAGATTTGCAGCTGAATTCTTCGGACAGTGGTTTGGCTTTTATCGTTTTGACGGGTATCGCGGGATTGACCCCGATCGGTTCCCTGAGTTTTCGCAGCGTCTGAAGTCCTCAATGTATGGCGAAGCGATTGCTTTCTTTGACCATATCATTCGCAATGACCTTCCACTGAACGAAATCCTGTTCGCTGATTACTCGTTTCTGAACGCAGAACTTGCGGCTCATTACGGACTGGAAGCAGAATGGCAATCGGCATGCGGCGGCAGTCAAAAGGCATTTTCACAGGCTGGCCCTGTGAACACTTCCGAGCCAAAGCCGAAGGCCTCGAATGCCGGGTTACAGGCAGTTCCGGCCGGTCCGGTTGAACAGGAGGACGACTTTCAGAAAGTGGTGGGATTGACAGAGCATCATCGAGGCGGCCTGCTGCGACTGGGAGCCGTGCTGACGGCCACTTCCGCGCCCATGCGAACAAGTCCTGTGAAACGTGGAGACTGGATCCTGCGTCGTACACTGGGAACGCCCGTTCCTCCGCCTCCTGCCGATGCCGGGTCGATTCCTGCCGACGATGTTCTGGCCGACGGTCTGTCGGTGCGACAGCGTCTGGAGGCACATCGTTCTGACACTTCGTGTGCCAACTGTCATTCTCGCATCGATGCCCTGGGATTTGCTCTGGAAAAGTATGACCCGCTTGGCAGGTGGCGGGAAACGTATCGTGACGGGACTCCGATCGATACGTCCGGTGAGCTGCGTGACGGGACCCGCATTGCCGGTGATCAGGAACTTCACGATTATCTGAAACAGCAACGACCGTCATTCCATCAGACACTCAGCACCAAACTGCTCAGCTATGCGCTCGGCCGACAGGAAGCAATTGGAGATTTACCGTTGCTGGACGAAATGACAGAGCATCTGAGTCAGGACGGCGGAATCACGGGGCTAGTAAAAAGGATCGTTCTCAGCCGCCAGTTTCGGTATCATGGACGGGTTGGTTCTGCTTCCGTGGAACGCTCATCAGAATGA